The proteins below come from a single Comamonas antarctica genomic window:
- a CDS encoding DUF1566 domain-containing protein, producing MLPGCGGGNDGASGQPGTNGSSALIAMGAEPAGSNCANGGTQVMAGLDTNGNGQLDPDEVSQIQHVCTGSTGAAGAAGATGAEGSAGTAGAPGATGPAGADGATGPSGANGHGALLSLSSETAGGNCVHGGTRIDAGVDTNDDGVLQPGEISSTGHVCNASAAWSVISDDTQAASNSSYLASSDSRLKLTLPPSPQVGDIIAISGAGAGGWELAPNAGQSIGTATISAIAVQSAAAQIPLYGAQYASMQLQYIGDDQFMPLSYTGSITNGYLSQGGLVWSPASVALPWNEAKSYCDGTINGSTGWRLPTQGELHELVSSGQQYTGGWTIRFTWTADPDAPGHWGVKTDGSGEYPFDDTYDGSVTCVK from the coding sequence ATGTTGCCGGGTTGCGGTGGCGGCAATGATGGCGCGTCCGGCCAACCGGGCACCAATGGCAGTTCGGCGCTCATCGCCATGGGCGCCGAGCCCGCCGGCAGCAACTGCGCCAACGGTGGCACCCAGGTCATGGCTGGCCTGGACACCAATGGCAATGGTCAACTGGATCCGGACGAAGTCAGCCAGATCCAGCATGTCTGCACGGGATCGACCGGCGCTGCGGGCGCCGCCGGCGCGACGGGTGCCGAGGGCAGCGCGGGGACTGCGGGCGCTCCAGGCGCGACGGGCCCGGCCGGTGCCGATGGCGCGACGGGCCCGTCGGGAGCGAATGGCCACGGCGCGCTGCTTTCGCTGTCCAGCGAGACTGCGGGCGGCAACTGCGTCCACGGTGGCACACGCATAGACGCCGGCGTGGACACCAATGACGACGGCGTGCTCCAGCCCGGGGAAATAAGCAGCACCGGCCATGTCTGCAATGCCTCGGCGGCCTGGTCGGTCATCAGCGACGACACGCAGGCGGCCTCCAACTCCAGCTATCTTGCCTCGAGCGACAGCAGACTGAAATTGACCCTGCCGCCCAGCCCGCAGGTGGGCGACATCATCGCCATCAGCGGTGCGGGAGCGGGCGGCTGGGAGCTCGCACCCAATGCCGGCCAATCCATTGGCACCGCCACCATCAGCGCGATTGCCGTGCAATCAGCCGCGGCCCAAATTCCCCTGTATGGCGCGCAGTACGCATCGATGCAGCTGCAGTACATCGGCGACGACCAGTTCATGCCGCTGAGCTACACGGGCAGCATCACTAATGGCTACCTCTCGCAGGGGGGACTTGTCTGGAGTCCGGCCAGTGTCGCATTGCCATGGAACGAAGCCAAAAGCTACTGCGACGGCACCATCAACGGCTCGACCGGCTGGCGCCTTCCCACCCAGGGCGAACTGCACGAACTGGTCTCCAGCGGACAGCAATACACCGGCGGCTGGACGATTCGCTTCACCTGGACCGCAGATCCGGACGCGCCCGGTCACTGGGGCGTCAAGACCGACGGCAGCGGTGAATATCCGTTTGACGACACCTACGACGGCAGCGTGACCTGCGTGAAGTAA
- a CDS encoding NUDIX hydrolase translates to MATRTSQAKQTGTPAAAQPKAHDFARPYTTVDVVIFTVLDDGLKVLLVQRPLNQGEPCPGKWALPGGFVDVELDSDLMACARRKLLEKTAVRSPYLEQLGSWGSATRDPRGWSATHAYFALIPAADLALAKGANAADVDWFQVDHLLQRPRLAFDHSEILQAAVERLRNKVEYTSLPAFLLAEPFTLPQLQKTYEIVLGRAVDKSGFRTRMLAADFLEEIGFVESPSNRPPMGYRLKDRSGPVIFPRTFSPRGGS, encoded by the coding sequence ATGGCAACACGAACATCCCAGGCGAAGCAGACGGGCACCCCGGCTGCTGCGCAGCCCAAGGCACACGACTTCGCGCGTCCCTACACCACGGTGGATGTGGTCATCTTCACGGTTCTGGACGATGGCTTGAAAGTCCTGTTGGTGCAGCGCCCGTTGAACCAGGGCGAACCGTGCCCCGGCAAATGGGCGTTGCCGGGAGGCTTTGTTGACGTCGAGCTGGATTCGGACCTGATGGCCTGCGCACGTCGCAAGCTGCTGGAGAAGACCGCCGTGCGCAGTCCCTATCTGGAGCAACTGGGAAGCTGGGGCAGCGCCACGCGCGATCCGCGGGGCTGGTCGGCCACGCACGCTTACTTCGCCCTGATCCCCGCGGCTGACCTTGCGCTGGCCAAGGGTGCCAATGCCGCCGATGTGGACTGGTTCCAGGTCGATCACCTGCTCCAGAGGCCGCGGCTTGCTTTCGACCACAGCGAGATACTGCAGGCGGCAGTGGAACGCTTGCGCAACAAGGTCGAGTACACCTCTTTGCCGGCCTTCTTGCTCGCCGAGCCCTTCACGCTGCCCCAACTTCAGAAGACCTACGAAATCGTCCTCGGCCGTGCTGTCGACAAGAGCGGTTTCCGCACGCGCATGCTGGCCGCCGACTTCCTGGAAGAAATCGGCTTTGTCGAGAGCCCTTCGAACAGACCGCCAATGGGCTACCGCCTCAAGGATCGCTCCGGGCCCGTGATTTTTCCGCGGACCTTCAGCCCGCGCGGCGGAAGTTGA
- a CDS encoding SPFH domain-containing protein codes for MFGIRFIKSQPTTHLMQFRGGKLAREGAGLSFFYYAPASTLVAVPVASHDRPFMLDLVTSDFQSVTVQGQVTYRINAPTRTAAMMDFSLRPDGKSYASEDPVRLADRVAQQAEVIVQQAVQALDLKQALRSSALIARTAQRELGVQPEIEALGLEILGVSILSVKPTPDIARALEAEARESNLRAADDAVYARRMSAVEKERAIRQNELDTEVAVEQKRREIDETRLEAKAVLMRKDNALRAEQMGADVELEESRKAFVAGQASNSRTLAEAEAHRISSVMTALSQADPKIVQALAAVGMQPAQLIAQAFGGIAENAERIGQFNMAPELLQALLGHSATPVAEVPRSSRERSR; via the coding sequence ATGTTCGGCATTCGATTCATCAAGTCCCAACCGACCACGCACCTGATGCAGTTCCGCGGTGGAAAGCTGGCCCGCGAAGGCGCCGGTTTGTCGTTCTTCTATTACGCGCCAGCCAGTACGCTGGTGGCAGTTCCTGTGGCAAGCCATGACCGGCCCTTCATGTTGGACCTGGTCACTTCGGACTTCCAGAGCGTGACCGTGCAGGGCCAGGTGACCTATCGCATCAACGCTCCGACGCGCACTGCCGCGATGATGGACTTCTCGCTGCGCCCTGATGGAAAGTCCTACGCTTCCGAAGACCCGGTACGGCTTGCCGATCGCGTGGCGCAACAGGCCGAAGTGATCGTCCAGCAGGCCGTCCAGGCGCTCGACCTCAAGCAGGCGCTGCGTTCGTCGGCATTGATTGCTCGAACCGCTCAGCGCGAGCTCGGGGTCCAGCCAGAGATCGAGGCACTGGGCCTGGAAATACTCGGGGTATCCATCCTGAGCGTGAAGCCCACACCGGACATTGCCCGGGCCCTCGAAGCCGAAGCGCGCGAATCCAACCTCCGCGCCGCCGACGACGCGGTCTACGCCCGTCGCATGTCGGCCGTGGAGAAGGAGCGCGCCATCCGGCAGAACGAGCTGGACACGGAAGTCGCCGTCGAACAAAAGCGTCGCGAGATCGACGAAACCAGGCTGGAAGCCAAGGCCGTGCTGATGCGCAAGGACAACGCCCTGCGCGCCGAGCAGATGGGCGCTGACGTGGAACTGGAGGAAAGCCGCAAGGCGTTTGTTGCCGGGCAAGCGAGCAACAGCCGCACGCTGGCCGAAGCAGAAGCACACCGCATCTCAAGCGTCATGACGGCGCTGAGCCAGGCCGATCCGAAGATCGTCCAGGCACTCGCGGCCGTTGGCATGCAGCCGGCGCAGCTCATCGCGCAAGCCTTCGGCGGCATTGCGGAAAATGCCGAGCGGATCGGGCAGTTCAACATGGCGCCGGAGTTGCTTCAGGCGCTGTTGGGTCACAGTGCAACGCCAGTGGCCGAAGTGCCAAGGAGCAGCCGTGAGCGCAGCCGCTGA
- a CDS encoding ADP-ribosylglycohydrolase family protein — MPIDLLDRYRGSLLGLACGDAVGTSVEFEARGTFAPVRDMTGGGPFELAAGAWTDDTSMALCLATSLLHCNGFNARDQMNRYTNWWQWGYLSATGECFDIGMTVCRALQKYLVTQDPMAGDTNPGTAGNGSLMRLAPVVLQYAPDVQQVRHFSRLSSCTTHAAPEALDCCELFGELIHHALAGMPKPSLLRAARPSYASEKVNGLACAAYHGKPAAQIKGSGYCVESLEAALWCFAHTDNFEAAVLAAANLGDDADTTAAIVGQLAGAHYGASNIPKPWLDKLFMAGEIDRLARGLFEQAQIGATKVE; from the coding sequence ATGCCTATTGACCTTCTCGACCGCTATCGCGGCAGCCTTCTGGGGCTGGCCTGCGGCGACGCCGTCGGCACTTCAGTCGAGTTCGAAGCCCGCGGCACCTTTGCGCCCGTACGGGATATGACGGGGGGTGGCCCCTTCGAGCTTGCGGCAGGTGCATGGACCGACGACACCTCGATGGCCTTGTGCCTGGCCACCAGCCTGCTGCATTGCAACGGCTTCAACGCACGCGATCAGATGAATCGCTACACGAACTGGTGGCAGTGGGGCTACCTCAGCGCCACGGGGGAGTGCTTCGACATCGGCATGACCGTCTGCAGGGCGTTGCAGAAATACCTGGTGACTCAGGACCCCATGGCGGGTGACACCAATCCCGGCACCGCCGGCAATGGCTCATTGATGCGCTTGGCGCCCGTGGTGCTGCAATATGCGCCTGACGTTCAGCAGGTCCGGCACTTTTCGCGTCTGAGCTCTTGCACCACGCACGCCGCGCCGGAGGCTCTGGACTGCTGCGAGCTCTTTGGCGAGCTGATTCACCACGCATTGGCCGGCATGCCCAAGCCGTCGCTGCTGCGCGCGGCAAGGCCTTCCTATGCGTCCGAGAAGGTCAATGGGCTCGCATGTGCGGCGTACCACGGCAAACCCGCCGCGCAAATCAAGGGATCGGGATATTGCGTCGAGTCGCTTGAGGCGGCTCTTTGGTGCTTTGCTCACACGGACAACTTTGAAGCGGCCGTGCTGGCTGCCGCCAACCTCGGCGACGACGCAGACACGACCGCCGCCATCGTGGGCCAGTTGGCCGGCGCCCACTACGGCGCATCGAACATTCCAAAGCCGTGGCTGGACAAGCTCTTCATGGCCGGGGAGATCGACCGCCTGGCTCGAGGCCTGTTCGAACAAGCGCAGATCGGCGCCACGAAAGTGGAGTGA
- a CDS encoding GGDEF domain-containing protein codes for MVLDPFTLLVITAAMAAASALYLAAEWGSVRERSLLLWSAGFAIVAVGSSLALLRSSGYLLFGIWFPNGLLIVAHWLFLAGVAGFTRVRLPHAWWLLAVVWLAMLFLPDGPWWSKAMMCVQSVLVAITTLRAGLLLRPQGGALSVGAAQLRFVLLAHGLFYLAKAALAVAPEAIVNLASFRGAVIQISLVEGVMAIMLLAMSMTGTERHRREERIAQIAARDPLTALDNRRALHLRAPQLLEQASPASPGAVLLIDIDHFKQVNDLHGHDAGDRLLVGLSDLIRGALPHGALAARLGGDEFVILLRGVSAAAAQVLGQDLREAFAHQARAMFATPEPVSLSIGVALFDQPDKELSHWIKRADEALYASKRKGRDRMELDAFAPMQQH; via the coding sequence ATGGTTCTCGACCCCTTCACCCTGCTCGTCATCACTGCGGCCATGGCTGCCGCCTCGGCGCTGTACCTGGCTGCCGAATGGGGCAGTGTGCGCGAGCGCTCGCTGCTGCTCTGGAGCGCGGGGTTTGCCATCGTCGCCGTGGGCAGTTCGCTGGCCTTGCTGCGTTCCAGCGGGTATCTGCTGTTCGGCATCTGGTTCCCCAACGGCTTGCTGATCGTGGCCCACTGGTTGTTCCTGGCAGGCGTCGCCGGGTTCACGCGCGTGCGCTTGCCGCATGCCTGGTGGCTGCTGGCGGTCGTCTGGCTGGCGATGTTGTTTCTGCCCGACGGACCCTGGTGGTCCAAGGCGATGATGTGCGTCCAGTCGGTGCTGGTTGCCATCACCACCTTGCGCGCCGGCCTGCTGCTGCGCCCGCAGGGCGGCGCGCTGAGCGTGGGCGCGGCGCAACTGCGCTTCGTCCTGCTGGCGCACGGCCTGTTCTACCTTGCCAAGGCCGCGTTGGCCGTGGCGCCGGAGGCCATCGTCAACCTCGCCAGTTTCCGCGGCGCGGTGATTCAAATCTCGCTGGTGGAAGGGGTGATGGCGATCATGCTGCTGGCGATGTCCATGACCGGAACCGAGCGCCATCGCCGCGAGGAACGCATCGCGCAGATCGCCGCCCGCGACCCGCTGACCGCGCTGGACAATCGCCGTGCGCTGCACCTGCGTGCGCCGCAGTTGCTGGAGCAGGCCTCGCCGGCCAGCCCCGGCGCGGTGCTGCTGATCGATATCGATCACTTCAAGCAGGTCAACGACCTGCACGGCCACGATGCCGGCGACCGCCTGCTGGTGGGCTTGAGCGACCTCATCCGCGGCGCGCTGCCGCACGGCGCGCTGGCGGCCCGGCTGGGCGGGGACGAATTCGTGATCCTGCTGCGCGGCGTCTCCGCCGCCGCCGCGCAGGTGCTGGGCCAGGACTTGCGCGAAGCGTTCGCGCATCAGGCGCGCGCGATGTTCGCGACGCCCGAGCCGGTGTCCCTGAGCATCGGCGTTGCCTTGTTCGACCAGCCCGACAAGGAACTGTCGCACTGGATCAAGCGCGCCGACGAAGCCCTTTACGCGTCCAAGCGCAAGGGACGGGACCGGATGGAACTCGATGCATTTGCGCCCATGCAGCAGCACTGA
- a CDS encoding amidohydrolase family protein, translating into MQHQDLVAIDFHTHAEVSCRNPFDNYGEEFDRAADKYFGSSARPTIAETVAYYRERKLGLVMFTVDAESQLGRRRIPNEEIAEAARANSDMMVAFASVDPHKGKMGAREAERLIREEGVKGFKFHPTVQGYDPYDRMAWPIYEVINAHKLPAIFHTGHSGIGSGMRCGGGLRLSYSNPMLLDNVAVDFGDMQIVMAHPSFPWQDEALSVAMHKPNVWIDLSGWSPKYFPKQLVQYANTLLKDRVLFGSDFPLITPERWMKDFEVAGFKPEVMPGILKGNAVRLLGFDKA; encoded by the coding sequence ATGCAACACCAGGATCTGGTGGCCATCGACTTCCATACCCATGCCGAAGTCAGCTGCCGCAACCCGTTCGACAACTACGGCGAGGAGTTCGACCGCGCGGCCGACAAGTATTTCGGCAGTTCGGCGCGGCCGACGATTGCCGAGACCGTGGCCTACTACCGGGAGCGCAAGCTGGGGCTGGTGATGTTCACCGTCGATGCGGAATCGCAGCTGGGCCGGCGGCGCATTCCCAACGAGGAGATTGCCGAAGCGGCGCGCGCCAACAGCGACATGATGGTGGCGTTTGCCAGCGTCGATCCGCACAAGGGCAAGATGGGGGCGCGCGAGGCCGAGCGGCTGATCCGGGAAGAGGGCGTCAAGGGCTTCAAGTTCCACCCCACGGTGCAGGGCTACGATCCCTATGACCGCATGGCCTGGCCGATCTACGAGGTGATCAACGCGCACAAGCTGCCCGCGATCTTCCACACCGGCCACAGCGGCATCGGCAGCGGCATGCGCTGCGGCGGCGGGCTGCGGCTGTCGTACAGCAACCCGATGCTGCTGGACAACGTCGCCGTGGACTTTGGCGACATGCAGATCGTCATGGCGCATCCGAGCTTTCCCTGGCAAGACGAGGCGCTGTCGGTGGCGATGCACAAGCCGAATGTCTGGATCGATCTCTCGGGCTGGAGCCCGAAGTATTTCCCGAAGCAGCTGGTGCAATACGCGAACACGCTGCTCAAGGACCGGGTGCTGTTCGGCAGCGACTTTCCGCTGATCACGCCCGAGCGCTGGATGAAGGATTTCGAGGTCGCGGGCTTCAAGCCCGAGGTGATGCCCGGCATCCTCAAGGGCAACGCCGTGCGGCTGCTGGGATTCGACAAGGCATGA
- a CDS encoding sugar kinase, protein MSAAAERKVVLVTRKTRLEELVAKYHTLAQARFYIEHLGADFTDYVEENMAYSRSLSQVSQALRNWGRHQVLDRAHLPNFVFAADDIVVALGQDGLVANTMKYLEGQPLVGINPEPGRWDGLLLPFGPEQLEALLMDVAQDRRPTKSVTMAQARLSDGQTLKAVNDLFIGPRSHTSALYDIALGERQEQQSSSGVIVSTGLGSTAWMKSVMTGSLALAAATGGRMHAEYKPMAWDCAHLTFAVREPFPMKRAQATLVYGHVTRAQPLSLRSRMPEHGVIFSDGMEADFLRFTAGVEVTVTVAQTQGCLVL, encoded by the coding sequence GTGAGCGCAGCCGCTGAACGCAAGGTCGTGCTGGTCACGCGCAAGACGCGGCTGGAAGAGTTGGTGGCGAAGTACCACACGCTTGCCCAGGCCCGCTTCTACATCGAGCACCTGGGGGCCGACTTCACGGACTATGTCGAGGAGAACATGGCCTACAGCCGGAGCCTGAGTCAGGTGAGCCAGGCTCTCAGGAACTGGGGCCGGCATCAGGTGCTGGACCGCGCGCATCTGCCGAACTTTGTGTTCGCTGCGGATGACATCGTGGTGGCGCTGGGGCAGGACGGCCTGGTCGCCAACACGATGAAATACCTGGAGGGCCAGCCATTGGTGGGCATCAATCCGGAGCCCGGTCGCTGGGACGGGCTGCTGCTGCCGTTCGGGCCTGAGCAGCTTGAGGCATTGCTGATGGATGTCGCCCAGGATCGCCGGCCGACCAAATCGGTCACCATGGCACAGGCGCGTCTGTCGGACGGGCAGACGCTGAAGGCGGTCAACGACCTCTTCATCGGTCCGCGCAGCCATACGTCTGCGCTGTACGACATCGCGCTCGGCGAACGCCAGGAGCAACAGTCGTCCTCCGGAGTCATCGTCTCGACGGGGCTCGGATCCACGGCGTGGATGAAGAGCGTGATGACGGGATCGCTGGCGCTTGCTGCAGCGACGGGCGGCCGAATGCACGCAGAGTACAAGCCCATGGCCTGGGACTGCGCGCACCTGACGTTTGCGGTTCGTGAGCCGTTTCCAATGAAGCGCGCGCAGGCGACACTGGTCTACGGCCATGTGACCCGTGCCCAGCCGTTGAGCTTGCGCTCCCGCATGCCTGAGCACGGCGTCATCTTCTCGGACGGTATGGAAGCGGACTTCCTGCGCTTCACAGCCGGGGTCGAAGTGACAGTGACCGTGGCGCAGACACAAGGCTGCCTGGTCCTGTGA
- a CDS encoding sensor domain-containing diguanylate cyclase: protein MAAWPVLSGLQQSGAARSNAQAGGRRPSMQLRMKSIPSDVENDAQTLPGPEGRPFLAAGVFLALLTAVLIATNVWSAWRAYDAAWSQASKTSRNLGHSVANQLDSVFSEVDRVLHTLGFILESSDMTPATLEALQPIMVTHVSRAEYLHGLFVYGPEGQWLVHTQPAQSRQANNSDRDYFIFHRENRSSRVLIGKPLRSRSTGDWIIPVSKRIDDAYGEFAGVLLATVRVDQILRLLNGFDIGENGAISLSLVDGTIVLRRPYAVEDLGRKLPNNPLLSAASSARTGMARLRSPIDGVKRLVVFEHLPNNPLFIAIALSEKEILSQWRDAAQVQLACLLLMVSVIGLSTRYVLRSMRLRGASDRALRTAHQQIVHTNSQLAHLVDHDGLTGILNRRAFDRRFEEILGQSRRYGRPVSLVLFDVDHFKAYNDHYGHLAGDECLRMVAAALSKAMRRPGDVLARYGGEEFVAILPDTAADGARAVANAAREEVARLALDHVASAEGIVTVSGGVAAATSAAADLTASAVIEQADQALYRAKKQGRNRVVVTGG from the coding sequence GTGGCAGCCTGGCCTGTGCTTTCTGGTCTCCAGCAATCCGGTGCAGCCAGGTCGAACGCGCAAGCGGGCGGCCGGCGCCCTTCGATGCAGCTTCGCATGAAATCCATCCCTTCAGATGTCGAGAACGACGCGCAGACATTGCCCGGCCCCGAAGGCCGGCCCTTTCTGGCGGCCGGCGTGTTTCTCGCGCTTTTGACTGCCGTATTGATTGCCACGAATGTCTGGAGCGCGTGGCGCGCCTATGACGCTGCCTGGTCGCAGGCCAGCAAGACATCGAGGAATCTCGGTCACTCGGTGGCCAACCAGCTCGACAGCGTGTTCAGCGAAGTGGACCGGGTGCTGCACACGCTGGGGTTCATCCTCGAAAGCAGCGACATGACGCCCGCCACGCTGGAGGCCCTGCAGCCCATCATGGTGACGCATGTCAGCCGGGCGGAGTATCTGCATGGGCTCTTTGTCTATGGCCCCGAGGGCCAATGGCTGGTGCATACCCAACCCGCGCAATCGCGCCAGGCCAACAACTCCGACCGCGACTATTTCATCTTCCATCGCGAAAACCGCAGCTCCCGGGTCTTGATCGGCAAGCCTTTGAGAAGCCGTTCGACGGGGGATTGGATCATTCCGGTGTCCAAGCGCATCGACGACGCATACGGGGAGTTTGCCGGCGTCTTGCTGGCCACCGTGCGCGTCGACCAGATCCTGCGGCTGCTCAACGGTTTCGATATCGGCGAGAACGGCGCGATCTCGTTGAGTCTTGTGGATGGCACGATCGTGCTGCGGCGCCCTTATGCCGTCGAGGATCTGGGCCGCAAGCTCCCCAACAACCCCTTGCTGTCGGCGGCCAGCAGCGCGCGCACCGGAATGGCGCGGCTGCGCTCGCCCATCGACGGCGTCAAGCGCCTCGTGGTCTTCGAGCATCTGCCCAACAACCCGCTGTTCATTGCCATCGCACTGTCCGAGAAGGAGATCCTGTCGCAATGGCGTGATGCGGCGCAGGTCCAGCTCGCATGCCTGCTGCTCATGGTGTCGGTCATCGGCCTGTCCACGCGCTACGTGCTCAGAAGCATGCGGCTGCGCGGCGCCTCCGACCGCGCGTTGCGCACGGCGCATCAGCAGATTGTGCATACCAACTCCCAGCTCGCACACCTGGTGGATCACGACGGCCTCACGGGAATATTGAATCGCCGTGCGTTCGACCGGCGCTTCGAGGAAATCCTGGGGCAGAGCCGACGCTACGGCCGCCCGGTTTCGCTGGTGCTGTTCGATGTCGATCACTTCAAGGCCTACAACGACCATTACGGCCATCTCGCGGGGGACGAGTGCCTGCGCATGGTTGCGGCCGCGCTGTCCAAGGCCATGCGCCGTCCGGGCGATGTGCTGGCGCGCTACGGCGGCGAGGAGTTTGTCGCGATCCTGCCGGACACGGCTGCGGATGGGGCACGCGCAGTTGCCAACGCTGCGAGAGAGGAGGTGGCGCGGCTGGCGTTGGACCATGTCGCCAGCGCAGAGGGCATTGTCACCGTCTCGGGCGGGGTTGCAGCGGCCACTTCGGCGGCAGCAGACCTGACCGCCAGCGCTGTCATCGAACAGGCCGACCAGGCGCTGTATCGCGCCAAGAAGCAAGGGCGCAACCGGGTGGTCGTCACAGGCGGTTGA